The nucleotide window GGTTGATCAAAACGTCTGGGATAACTCCTTCCGCAGTGTATGGCAAGTCTTCGTATCGTGCAAGTATGCCAACCACGCCCTTTTGTCCATGTCTTGACGCAAACTTGTCACCAATCTCTGGAATTCTCATATCTCTAACTCTGATCTTGTACATTTTGCCGCCCTCATTGGACTGGGTCATGACTACAGTATCTACAACACCTGTCTCTGATGGTCTAACACCAATTGATGTGTCACGTCGATATGGTCCTTTGGACTCGAATTCGCGATATTCTTCCATGAATCTTGGAGGACTGGTCTTGCCAATCAGAATGTCTCCGCCAACTGCGGTTGATTCGCCTGCAATTACTCCGTCCTCTTCTAGTAATCGATATGCTTTTTCTCCCTTGTAGCCTCGGATGTTGTCCTCGGCGTTTGGAATCTCGAAGTTGTCTCGCATTCCACCAGGATATTGTTTTGCTTCTGCCTCATAGATTCTATAGAAAAATGTCCTACCCAGGCCCCTGTCCACTGCTGCCTTGCTGATTACTATTGCGTCTTCAATGTTGTATCCATCAAATGGTAATACTGCGACTACACAGTTTTGTCCTGCTGGTCGGTCTTCTAATCCTAAAAGATTGAGTGCTTTGGTGGTAACGATTGGTGTTTGTGGATACCACATCAAGTGTTGTCGAACATAAGTGCTGGTGTTCATCATTGGCGTTGAAAAGCCGAGGCTTTGTTTTGCCATTGCAGACTCGTATGTGTTTCTTGGGGACTGGTTGTGTTCTGGATATGGGATGATGGATGCACCTGCTCCCAAAATTGCAGATGGGAATATTTCAAGATGAGTGAATTTTTTGGTGTCTTTGTCATCCAGTGTGATTTCGCAGTTTTCTTCCTCGTTTGCATCGATTAATTCAATGATGCCCATTCTTAGAAGATCATTCCAAGACATGAGCTTCTTTGATACCTTATCGATTAGCTCTTGTGTGACTAGTGGTTTTCCTTCCTTTATGACAATGAGTGGTCGAAGTACACGTCCTGCATTGCAGTTTACGTATAGTCTAGTGGTTGCGCCTTCTACGCCTGGCTTGAAAAGCGAGATTCCGACGTGTGGGTGGATTTTAGAGTTTCTTCTAAGATCACGCAGTGATTCAACTAGCTTGTCTCCGTCTTTGTAATAGCCGACTAGTCGTCCATCAACAAAGACTCGAGTTCCGTCTCGTTTTAGGTCTTCTTTTGCATCTGTAAAGTGGACTGAGCCCAAGTCGTATAGTTTTTCGATTATCTCTTCTGGTGATACATTTACTGAAATGATAGCAGACAGTGCCAAGTTCTTGACCAGCCCACAATTGGAGCCTTCTGGTGTTTCGCTTGGACAGATTCTTCCAAAGTGAGTTGGATGTAAGTCCCTAGCTTCGAAGTTTGGTTGAGTTCGAGATAATGGTGATTGGATTCTTCTGAGGTGTGAAATGGTGGATAGATAGTTTGTTCTGTCCAGCAGTTGTGTTACTCCTACTCTGCCCCTGCCCCAGTTTCCTGTTGCAATTGCGTTGTTTAGTTTATCAGAAACAATACCAGGTCTGATAGCAGCTGCTACTGCATTGATTCCTCGTTTTTGTCCGGATCTTTCGAGTTGGTACTTCATATCACGGACCAAGTTTCTGAATGCAGTTCTGAACAGATCAGCTAACATTTGTCCTGCGAATTTGATTACCTTGTTACCATAGTGGTCCTTGTCATCTGGTGAGATCCAACCTAGTTTTAGCTCGATTAGCTTGCATGCTGCCTCGCCCAAGAACTGTGCCTTTTCTCGTCTGTTTTCTTGGTGCTTTCCTAGGTGTGGTAAAAGACCCCAATCAAGTAGTGTCTCTGCACGTTTGATTTGGAACTCTTCTAACATTCCTGGTGCGATTCTTTTACTGATGTATACTATAGAGTCCTTTGAGGTCTGGACCTCGGCTACCTTTTCAAATGATGCTTCAAGCTCGTTTTGGATTGATTCTACTAGTGAGGTAGCAGCAGCAATTTCTCTGTCGGACTCCAGTCCTAGTGCTCTCATCAAAGTAACTACTGGAATGTCAACTGGTGAGCCAGGAATTCTTGCGACAATCAGTCCGTCATTTTTCATTACCAGTTCTAGTTTTGCTCTATATCCTACAATAGAAGAATAGACCTTTGCTTTGTAGACATCGTTGCCGCCGACCTTTTCCTTATCTACGATGATTTTGTTGTATGATAGATCTTCCAGTCCTACGATGACTCGCTCTGATCCGTTAATTATGAAATATCCTCCTGGGTCGTTTGGATCTTCTCCGTGTTCAATTAATTTTTGTGTAGAGAAATTATGCAAGATGCATGCGTTTGATCTTGCCATGACTGGAATGTCTCCAATGTGGACAAATCTTGATTCTAGGATTTTGCCGTCCTCAACTACGCTTGCCTCCATCATGATTGGTGCAGAGTATGATACATTTCGGAGACGTGCCTCGGCTGGTGTGATGTGTGTGATGGAACCATCAAGCTCCATCATTCGTGGTTGTTGTAGTTTTACCTTTCCTAGCTGAATCTTGTATGGATATTCTGCGTTTTCAATTTCGATATGTCCTACCTCATCAATGATACTCTGTAGTCCGCGTTCTAGGAATTCATCAAAAGAATTGAGGTGCTGTCTTGCGATTCCCTCTCTTTTTAGAAGGTCCTGAATGATTGGCCAGCGTTTATTGGATGGGTCAGTCATTTAGATCTCCACCACATATCTATAGTAAATGCTCTCACCGGCAGTTGGGCTCTTTCTTGTAATTTTTATCATGTCGCCTGGTTTTACGCCAAGTCCGATAATTGCAGGATCGTTTGCAAAAATTAATGGCATCTCAGTTGGCTTGCAGTTGAATTTTTTGAGGACCTCTTCTGCGTCTTTTTTGTCCATGATCTCATGCTTTGGTACGTAAATGTGATCCGGTACTAGAACGTGGGTTTTCTTAGTTGCCAACTTGCTCACCTTGGATAGCATTAGCTAAATATCGAAAATTACCAAACAAACTGGAAAACCTCCAGAGGTGGTTTATATATATTTAATCAAGATCTCGCAAAAAATCCATTATTTTTCGCTATTAGTCAATGATTTTTTTCCTAACCTTAAATAGTATTCGTTAGGACGAAAAAGCAAGATGAATACTCTGTATGCAACACTAGCGTTGTTTACAATTCTGGCTACAGGCTCACTAGCATTACCAGCTTTTGCTCAGGAATTTGTAGACGCAGTTACTATAGCTACCGACAAAGAGGCATATGAAGACGGCGAGACAATCACCGTATCTGGCTCAGTCCGAGAAAGACTGTCCGGCTATGATGTTACCTTGCAAGTCATTGCAGCCAACGGAAACCTAGTTACTGCTCAACAATTGCCAGTTTCAGACGAGAATACGTTTGGAATTGACCTGGCTGCTGGCGGTCCTCTGTGGAGATCTGCTGGAACATATACGATTAAGGTCCTATATGGAACAGCAACAAGAACAGCAGAGACTAGCTTTGAGTTTGGCGGATCCGGTGACGTAATACCAGGTCCTAAAGGAAAGACCTTCCCATTAGCAAATCCGGAAGATGGCTCAGTTGGCTACTCTATAAAAGGAGGTAAAATACTAAGCATCACCCCAGACATTCCTGCCAAGTCCCTAATCGTAGAGATAGAGACCACAGCAGATGGTGAGGTGAAAC belongs to Candidatus Nitrosotenuis cloacae and includes:
- a CDS encoding DNA-directed RNA polymerase subunit B, encoding MTDPSNKRWPIIQDLLKREGIARQHLNSFDEFLERGLQSIIDEVGHIEIENAEYPYKIQLGKVKLQQPRMMELDGSITHITPAEARLRNVSYSAPIMMEASVVEDGKILESRFVHIGDIPVMARSNACILHNFSTQKLIEHGEDPNDPGGYFIINGSERVIVGLEDLSYNKIIVDKEKVGGNDVYKAKVYSSIVGYRAKLELVMKNDGLIVARIPGSPVDIPVVTLMRALGLESDREIAAATSLVESIQNELEASFEKVAEVQTSKDSIVYISKRIAPGMLEEFQIKRAETLLDWGLLPHLGKHQENRREKAQFLGEAACKLIELKLGWISPDDKDHYGNKVIKFAGQMLADLFRTAFRNLVRDMKYQLERSGQKRGINAVAAAIRPGIVSDKLNNAIATGNWGRGRVGVTQLLDRTNYLSTISHLRRIQSPLSRTQPNFEARDLHPTHFGRICPSETPEGSNCGLVKNLALSAIISVNVSPEEIIEKLYDLGSVHFTDAKEDLKRDGTRVFVDGRLVGYYKDGDKLVESLRDLRRNSKIHPHVGISLFKPGVEGATTRLYVNCNAGRVLRPLIVIKEGKPLVTQELIDKVSKKLMSWNDLLRMGIIELIDANEEENCEITLDDKDTKKFTHLEIFPSAILGAGASIIPYPEHNQSPRNTYESAMAKQSLGFSTPMMNTSTYVRQHLMWYPQTPIVTTKALNLLGLEDRPAGQNCVVAVLPFDGYNIEDAIVISKAAVDRGLGRTFFYRIYEAEAKQYPGGMRDNFEIPNAEDNIRGYKGEKAYRLLEEDGVIAGESTAVGGDILIGKTSPPRFMEEYREFESKGPYRRDTSIGVRPSETGVVDTVVMTQSNEGGKMYKIRVRDMRIPEIGDKFASRHGQKGVVGILARYEDLPYTAEGVIPDVLINPHAFPSRMTVGMFMESISGKAAAVRGARFDGSAFVGEKTEEIKSALEHSGLKYSGKEMMYDGRTGKPFPVEVFIGVVYYQKLHHMVADKIHARARGQVQMLTKQPTEGRARGGGLRFGEMERDCLIAYGASMILKDRLLDESDKSEIYVCERCGLVAYHDVKQRKYVCRVCGDKAKVSSVSVAYAFKLLLQEMQSLNVAPRLMIKERV
- a CDS encoding DNA-directed RNA polymerase subunit H; its protein translation is MATKKTHVLVPDHIYVPKHEIMDKKDAEEVLKKFNCKPTEMPLIFANDPAIIGLGVKPGDMIKITRKSPTAGESIYYRYVVEI
- a CDS encoding PEFG-CTERM sorting domain-containing protein, giving the protein MNTLYATLALFTILATGSLALPAFAQEFVDAVTIATDKEAYEDGETITVSGSVRERLSGYDVTLQVIAANGNLVTAQQLPVSDENTFGIDLAAGGPLWRSAGTYTIKVLYGTATRTAETSFEFGGSGDVIPGPKGKTFPLANPEDGSVGYSIKGGKILSITPDIPAKSLIVEIETTADGEVKLIIPRSILDARLGADGISGEDDSFFVLVDGAEADFEETTTSEDRTLTIPFEDGTTQIEIIGTFVIPEFGTIAVIILAVAIVSIIAISSRSRLSILPKY